The following are from one region of the Salvia splendens isolate huo1 chromosome 2, SspV2, whole genome shotgun sequence genome:
- the LOC121781088 gene encoding uncharacterized protein LOC121781088 isoform X2, giving the protein MESEEGESHTLLEITGKKGSVQVNGKHYYKDTTIPINAGDEVVFSLSDKRSYVFQQLTNESASTMDDPTSVSMLEVHEGPVKGLHIEARSGDPSDVPFAATLESITSHPEELFLLPSSSQDAGDAQHVSEIPALPSTCEIADRHKDASDLKDVAMLPVAETDGVLSPDVSIKKFNVAAENVKTLPQSNALGHRFPISIAPKFDISGTISKILDEHKAVRDQGKDSDPPISISSRCEAYKDALRQGLLHCDNIDVSFQDFPYYLSENTKNVLIASTYIHLKCNKYVKFTSDLPTVCPRILLSGPAGSEIYQETLTKALAKHFGVSLLIVDTVLLPGGPAIKEADSVKESTKLERAIVYSRQNLHLKKPASSVEADITGGSTISSQAQPKQKHLRLHLKLIPSKMVTG; this is encoded by the exons ATGGAGTCTGAG GAAGGAGAATCACATACGCTGCTCGAAATCACTGGGAAAAAAGGATCTGTACAAGTGAATGGAAAACACTATTACAAGGATACCACGATCCCCATAAATGCAGGTGATGAGGTGGTGTTCAGCTTGTCCGATAAACGATCTTAT GTTTTCCAACAACTCACCAACGAAAGTGCATCTACAATGGATGACCCAACATCAGTTAGTATGTTAGAAGTGCATGAAGGACCCGTAAAAGGTTTGCATATTGAGGCAAGATCAGGAGACCCTTCTGATGTTCCCTTTGCAGCAACACTGGAATCAATAACGAGTCACCCTGAAGAATTATTTCTCCTTCCTTCTTCATCCCAGGATGCTGGGGATGCACAACATGTTTCTGAGATTCCAGCTTTACCTTCTACTTGTGAAATTGCAGACAGACACAAAGATGCTTCTGACCTTAAAGATGTTGCTATGTTACCAGTTGCTGAGACAGATGGTGTTTTATCTCCTGATGTCTCTATTAAGAAATTCAATGTTGCTGCTGAGAATGTGAAAACTCTTCCACAAAGCAATGCCTTGGGACATCGCTTTCCAATTTCAATAGCTCCAAAATTTGATATCAGTGGCACGATATCTAAGATTCTTGATGAGCACAAGGCAGTTAGAGATCAGGGCAAGGATTCTGATCCTCCCATTTCAATATCATCGAGATGTGAAGCATACAAAGATGCTTTGCGACAAGGACTGTTGCATTGTGATAACATAGATGTTTCTTTTCAGGATTTTCCTTATTATCTGAG tgaaaacacaaaaaatgttCTCATTGCTTCCACATACATACATTTGAAGTGCAATAAATATGTGAAGTTCACTTCAGACCTCCCTACTGTATGCCCGAGAATTTTGCTGTCAGGTCCTGCAG GTTCAGAAATATACCAGGAAACATTGACCAAAGCACTTGCCAAACATTTCGGTGTTTCTCTTCTTATTGTTGACACTGTTCTGTTACCTGGT GGACCGGCAATAAAAGAAGCTGATTCGGTGAAAGAAAGTACAAAGTTAGAGCGAGCAATTGTATATTCCAGACAGAATCTGCATCTCAAAAAACCAGCTTCAAGTGTGGAGGCTGATATTACTGGAGGTTCTACTATAAGCTCTCAGGCTCAACCCAAGCAGAAGCATCTACGGCTTCATCTAAAACTCATACCTTCAAAAATG GTGACCGGGTGA
- the LOC121781088 gene encoding uncharacterized protein LOC121781088 isoform X1, producing the protein MVQRQLSTDHWWKNPHVVLHCPTFTVGQGRQCDLCVRDPTISKSLCKLKRMESEEGESHTLLEITGKKGSVQVNGKHYYKDTTIPINAGDEVVFSLSDKRSYVFQQLTNESASTMDDPTSVSMLEVHEGPVKGLHIEARSGDPSDVPFAATLESITSHPEELFLLPSSSQDAGDAQHVSEIPALPSTCEIADRHKDASDLKDVAMLPVAETDGVLSPDVSIKKFNVAAENVKTLPQSNALGHRFPISIAPKFDISGTISKILDEHKAVRDQGKDSDPPISISSRCEAYKDALRQGLLHCDNIDVSFQDFPYYLSENTKNVLIASTYIHLKCNKYVKFTSDLPTVCPRILLSGPAGSEIYQETLTKALAKHFGVSLLIVDTVLLPGGPAIKEADSVKESTKLERAIVYSRQNLHLKKPASSVEADITGGSTISSQAQPKQKHLRLHLKLIPSKMVTG; encoded by the exons ATGGTTCAGCGACAATTATCTACTGATCACTGGTGGAAG AATCCACATGTTGTCTTGCATTGCCCAACTTTTACTGTTGGCCAAGGCCGCCAATGCGATTTATGCGTGAGAGATCCAACAATTAGTAAATCTTTGTGCAAACTGAAGCGCATGGAGTCTGAG GAAGGAGAATCACATACGCTGCTCGAAATCACTGGGAAAAAAGGATCTGTACAAGTGAATGGAAAACACTATTACAAGGATACCACGATCCCCATAAATGCAGGTGATGAGGTGGTGTTCAGCTTGTCCGATAAACGATCTTAT GTTTTCCAACAACTCACCAACGAAAGTGCATCTACAATGGATGACCCAACATCAGTTAGTATGTTAGAAGTGCATGAAGGACCCGTAAAAGGTTTGCATATTGAGGCAAGATCAGGAGACCCTTCTGATGTTCCCTTTGCAGCAACACTGGAATCAATAACGAGTCACCCTGAAGAATTATTTCTCCTTCCTTCTTCATCCCAGGATGCTGGGGATGCACAACATGTTTCTGAGATTCCAGCTTTACCTTCTACTTGTGAAATTGCAGACAGACACAAAGATGCTTCTGACCTTAAAGATGTTGCTATGTTACCAGTTGCTGAGACAGATGGTGTTTTATCTCCTGATGTCTCTATTAAGAAATTCAATGTTGCTGCTGAGAATGTGAAAACTCTTCCACAAAGCAATGCCTTGGGACATCGCTTTCCAATTTCAATAGCTCCAAAATTTGATATCAGTGGCACGATATCTAAGATTCTTGATGAGCACAAGGCAGTTAGAGATCAGGGCAAGGATTCTGATCCTCCCATTTCAATATCATCGAGATGTGAAGCATACAAAGATGCTTTGCGACAAGGACTGTTGCATTGTGATAACATAGATGTTTCTTTTCAGGATTTTCCTTATTATCTGAG tgaaaacacaaaaaatgttCTCATTGCTTCCACATACATACATTTGAAGTGCAATAAATATGTGAAGTTCACTTCAGACCTCCCTACTGTATGCCCGAGAATTTTGCTGTCAGGTCCTGCAG GTTCAGAAATATACCAGGAAACATTGACCAAAGCACTTGCCAAACATTTCGGTGTTTCTCTTCTTATTGTTGACACTGTTCTGTTACCTGGT GGACCGGCAATAAAAGAAGCTGATTCGGTGAAAGAAAGTACAAAGTTAGAGCGAGCAATTGTATATTCCAGACAGAATCTGCATCTCAAAAAACCAGCTTCAAGTGTGGAGGCTGATATTACTGGAGGTTCTACTATAAGCTCTCAGGCTCAACCCAAGCAGAAGCATCTACGGCTTCATCTAAAACTCATACCTTCAAAAATG GTGACCGGGTGA
- the LOC121781088 gene encoding uncharacterized protein LOC121781088 isoform X3: MVQRQLSTDHWWKNPHVVLHCPTFTVGQGRQCDLCVRDPTISKSLCKLKRMESEEGESHTLLEITGKKGSVQVNGKHYYKDTTIPINAGDEVVFSLSDKRSYVFQQLTNESASTMDDPTSVSMLEVHEGPVKGLHIEARSGDPSDVPFAATLESITSHPEELFLLPSSSQDAGDAQHVSEIPALPSTCEIADRHKDASDLKDVAMLPVAETDGVLSPDVSIKKFNVAAENVKTLPQSNALGHRFPISIAPKFDISGTISKILDEHKAVRDQGKDSDPPISISSRCEAYKDALRQGLLHCDNIDVSFQDFPYYLSENTKNVLIASTYIHLKCNKYVKFTSDLPTVCPRILLSGPAGSEIYQETLTKALAKHFGVSLLIVDTVLLPGNYILCLGTGNKRS; this comes from the exons ATGGTTCAGCGACAATTATCTACTGATCACTGGTGGAAG AATCCACATGTTGTCTTGCATTGCCCAACTTTTACTGTTGGCCAAGGCCGCCAATGCGATTTATGCGTGAGAGATCCAACAATTAGTAAATCTTTGTGCAAACTGAAGCGCATGGAGTCTGAG GAAGGAGAATCACATACGCTGCTCGAAATCACTGGGAAAAAAGGATCTGTACAAGTGAATGGAAAACACTATTACAAGGATACCACGATCCCCATAAATGCAGGTGATGAGGTGGTGTTCAGCTTGTCCGATAAACGATCTTAT GTTTTCCAACAACTCACCAACGAAAGTGCATCTACAATGGATGACCCAACATCAGTTAGTATGTTAGAAGTGCATGAAGGACCCGTAAAAGGTTTGCATATTGAGGCAAGATCAGGAGACCCTTCTGATGTTCCCTTTGCAGCAACACTGGAATCAATAACGAGTCACCCTGAAGAATTATTTCTCCTTCCTTCTTCATCCCAGGATGCTGGGGATGCACAACATGTTTCTGAGATTCCAGCTTTACCTTCTACTTGTGAAATTGCAGACAGACACAAAGATGCTTCTGACCTTAAAGATGTTGCTATGTTACCAGTTGCTGAGACAGATGGTGTTTTATCTCCTGATGTCTCTATTAAGAAATTCAATGTTGCTGCTGAGAATGTGAAAACTCTTCCACAAAGCAATGCCTTGGGACATCGCTTTCCAATTTCAATAGCTCCAAAATTTGATATCAGTGGCACGATATCTAAGATTCTTGATGAGCACAAGGCAGTTAGAGATCAGGGCAAGGATTCTGATCCTCCCATTTCAATATCATCGAGATGTGAAGCATACAAAGATGCTTTGCGACAAGGACTGTTGCATTGTGATAACATAGATGTTTCTTTTCAGGATTTTCCTTATTATCTGAG tgaaaacacaaaaaatgttCTCATTGCTTCCACATACATACATTTGAAGTGCAATAAATATGTGAAGTTCACTTCAGACCTCCCTACTGTATGCCCGAGAATTTTGCTGTCAGGTCCTGCAG GTTCAGAAATATACCAGGAAACATTGACCAAAGCACTTGCCAAACATTTCGGTGTTTCTCTTCTTATTGTTGACACTGTTCTGTTACCTGGT AACTATATTCTTTGTCTAGGGACCGGCAATAAAAGAAGCTGA